A region from the Clostridium beijerinckii genome encodes:
- a CDS encoding pro-sigmaK processing inhibitor BofA: MGGQYLLYGLLGIVILFLAIKLLKWPIKIVINGIIGVIILYVVNFIIANLSLIGINVSFSLAINPITALVAGFFGVPGVIVLIIIALFL, from the coding sequence ATGGGTGGACAATATCTATTATACGGATTGCTAGGAATAGTGATATTATTTCTAGCAATAAAATTATTAAAGTGGCCAATAAAAATAGTTATAAATGGAATAATAGGAGTTATTATATTATATGTAGTAAACTTTATAATTGCAAATCTTAGCTTGATAGGTATAAATGTTAGCTTCTCATTAGCAATTAATCCAATTACAGCTTTGGTAGCAGGATTTTTTGGAGTTCCAGGAGTTATTGTATTAATTATAATAGCACTGTTTTTATAA
- a CDS encoding DUF2508 domain-containing protein, which produces MDKKNIVEHLMEKTNNPNMYVKLIEDMEIAKMEINVARSMFNNVNDENLIEVAIYSENVARKRYDYLLGIAREVGITVGYDYIVEKSVQIAE; this is translated from the coding sequence ATGGATAAAAAGAATATTGTAGAGCACCTGATGGAAAAGACTAATAATCCAAATATGTATGTAAAATTAATAGAAGATATGGAAATTGCGAAAATGGAAATAAATGTAGCACGTAGTATGTTTAATAATGTTAATGATGAAAATTTGATAGAAGTAGCGATTTACTCAGAAAATGTTGCAAGAAAAAGGTATGATTATTTACTAGGGATAGCAAGAGAAGTGGGCATAACTGTTGGATACGATTATATAGTCGAAAAAAGTGTGCAAATTGCTGAATAA
- a CDS encoding recombination protein RecR, with the protein MDFYPIAIEKLIEEFAKLPSIGQKTAQRLTLHILNLPDDEVREFANALVQARGTIKYCSVCGNFTDRDPCPLCDNPNRDKGTICVVEQPKDIMTMEKVKEYNGVYHVLHGNISPMQGRGPQDIKIRELVSRMSEEVKEVILATNPNIEGEATAMYISKVLKPLDIKVTRIASGIPVGGDLDYADEVTLSKALEGRKEL; encoded by the coding sequence ATGGACTTTTATCCAATAGCCATAGAAAAATTAATAGAGGAATTTGCTAAATTACCAAGTATAGGGCAAAAGACTGCTCAAAGGTTAACATTACATATTTTAAATCTTCCAGATGATGAAGTAAGAGAATTTGCTAATGCATTAGTTCAGGCAAGAGGAACTATTAAATATTGCTCTGTATGTGGAAATTTTACAGATAGAGATCCATGTCCATTATGTGATAATCCTAATAGGGATAAGGGAACTATATGTGTAGTAGAGCAACCAAAGGATATTATGACAATGGAAAAAGTTAAAGAATATAATGGTGTATACCATGTATTACATGGTAACATATCTCCAATGCAAGGAAGAGGTCCTCAAGATATTAAAATTAGGGAGCTTGTTTCAAGAATGAGTGAAGAAGTAAAGGAAGTAATATTGGCAACTAATCCTAATATAGAGGGAGAAGCAACTGCAATGTATATATCTAAGGTACTTAAACCTCTTGATATTAAGGTAACTAGGATTGCATCTGGAATACCCGTTGGTGGTGATTTGGACTATGCTGATGAAGTTACATTATCTAAAGCTCTAGAGGGAAGAAAAGAACTTTAG
- a CDS encoding YbaB/EbfC family nucleoid-associated protein, giving the protein MAKGGFPGGFGGGNMNNLMKQAQKMQKQMEDMQKELETKEFEASVGGGAVVVKINGKKEVIAINIKPEVVDADDVEMLEDLIMSAVNEVLKKAEEESASKMGKLTGGMSGGLF; this is encoded by the coding sequence ATGGCAAAAGGTGGATTTCCAGGAGGCTTTGGTGGCGGTAATATGAATAATCTTATGAAGCAAGCACAAAAGATGCAAAAGCAAATGGAAGATATGCAAAAGGAACTTGAAACAAAAGAGTTTGAAGCATCAGTAGGCGGCGGTGCTGTAGTAGTAAAGATAAATGGTAAAAAAGAGGTAATAGCAATTAATATAAAGCCAGAAGTTGTAGATGCAGATGATGTAGAAATGCTTGAAGACTTAATAATGAGTGCAGTTAACGAAGTATTAAAAAAAGCAGAAGAAGAATCTGCAAGCAAAATGGGTAAGTTAACAGGCGGAATGTCAGGCGGATTATTCTAA
- a CDS encoding DNA polymerase III subunit gamma/tau, whose amino-acid sequence MGYTALYREWRPRIFEDVVGQEHITTTLKNEILNDRIAHAYLFCGTRGTGKTSTAKIMAKAVNCLDLHNGEPCNKCKMCIKINEALAIDVTELDAASNNGIDKIRDIIDDTKYPPQEAKYKIYILDEVHMLSVGAVNAFLKTLEEPPKNVIFILATTDPQKLPITILSRCQRFDFKRINQNVISTLLRRITDAQNINYEQKSLDLIARVCDGALRDAVSILDQAIAMGEKQINYEDLVSILGLVTNEYLFDITYAIVDRSIEKCMVIIDKLVYSGKDMQLFIKDLISHFRNLLMVKVTNNPEEVLDMSLENISMIKEQGQKIRVEEIMRDIRILQDAEMNSKASKQSRLYLELAIIKMCKIEYDTSNEVILSRINKLEESLKSGKIQIIQGEAAHENSNSVNTKMNSTAIQGNQIKKTIAKDNANDSNKGNSQVNGNSALTLDDVGRAWTEILEKFKAKRAMIVYASIVTAKPYSFKAGVVTLEYEAMYAFNKDRLQKSEYKDIVNAVFSEALKEKIIVDYVVKKDKENKNKEELLKETIEGIPFEIYDE is encoded by the coding sequence GTGGGTTATACAGCACTATACAGAGAATGGAGACCAAGGATTTTTGAAGATGTTGTTGGGCAAGAACACATAACCACAACATTAAAAAACGAAATTTTAAATGATAGAATTGCACATGCATATCTTTTTTGTGGAACAAGAGGAACGGGAAAGACATCCACTGCAAAAATAATGGCAAAAGCAGTAAATTGCCTTGATTTACATAATGGAGAGCCATGTAATAAGTGCAAAATGTGCATAAAGATAAATGAAGCATTAGCGATTGATGTAACAGAGCTAGATGCAGCTTCTAATAATGGTATTGATAAAATTAGAGATATTATAGATGATACTAAATACCCACCACAAGAAGCTAAATATAAAATATATATATTAGATGAAGTTCATATGTTATCCGTGGGAGCAGTTAATGCATTTCTAAAAACTTTAGAAGAACCGCCTAAAAATGTAATATTTATATTGGCAACTACAGATCCTCAAAAATTGCCTATAACAATTTTATCTAGATGTCAAAGATTTGATTTTAAGAGAATAAATCAAAATGTGATTTCTACTCTACTTAGAAGGATTACTGATGCTCAGAATATAAATTATGAACAAAAAAGTTTAGATTTAATTGCAAGAGTATGTGATGGTGCATTGAGGGATGCAGTAAGTATATTGGATCAAGCAATTGCTATGGGAGAAAAACAAATTAATTATGAAGATTTAGTTAGTATATTAGGGCTTGTAACTAATGAATATTTATTTGATATAACTTATGCAATTGTAGATAGAAGTATTGAAAAATGTATGGTTATAATTGATAAGTTAGTTTATTCAGGTAAGGATATGCAACTATTTATAAAGGATTTAATATCCCATTTTAGAAACCTGCTCATGGTTAAGGTTACAAATAATCCAGAAGAAGTTTTAGATATGTCCCTTGAGAATATTTCCATGATTAAGGAACAAGGTCAGAAAATTAGAGTTGAAGAAATAATGAGGGATATTAGAATACTTCAAGATGCTGAAATGAATTCAAAAGCAAGTAAACAAAGTAGATTATATCTAGAACTTGCTATTATAAAGATGTGTAAAATTGAATATGATACTTCAAATGAAGTTATATTATCAAGAATAAATAAGCTTGAGGAATCATTAAAAAGTGGAAAAATACAAATTATTCAAGGTGAAGCAGCACATGAAAATTCAAATTCTGTAAATACTAAAATGAATTCTACTGCAATTCAGGGAAATCAAATCAAAAAAACTATAGCTAAAGATAATGCTAATGATAGCAATAAAGGAAATTCCCAAGTTAATGGTAATTCAGCGTTAACTCTTGACGATGTTGGTAGGGCATGGACTGAAATATTAGAAAAATTTAAAGCAAAAAGAGCAATGATTGTTTATGCATCAATTGTTACAGCTAAACCTTATAGTTTTAAGGCTGGAGTAGTTACTTTAGAGTATGAGGCAATGTACGCATTTAATAAAGATAGATTGCAAAAATCAGAATATAAAGATATTGTAAATGCTGTATTTTCTGAGGCATTAAAAGAAAAAATAATAGTAGACTATGTGGTAAAAAAAGATAAAGAAAATAAAAATAAAGAAGAATTATTAAAGGAAACAATAGAGGGAATACCATTTGAAATATACGATGAATAA
- a CDS encoding thymidylate synthase, giving the protein MSLYDDKYLSIANDILENGYLDNNRTGMPTYKLPHQIMQFNLEKEFPILTTKFVAFKTAVKELLWIFKDQSNNVKDLQAQNVKIWDEWMMEDGTIGTSYGFIVKKFNQMDNLIEALKNNPQDRRMMLNLWQIPYLDGGALYPCCFLTMWDVTDGKLNCMLVQRSGDWPLGVPFNTSQYAVLVHLLAQVTGLKPGLFTHVINNAHIYKNQIEGVKIQLTRKNDAYNAPKLWINPEIKNFYDFTPEDIKLEGYEHHDAIKMEVSV; this is encoded by the coding sequence ATGAGCTTATATGATGATAAATACTTATCTATTGCTAATGATATATTAGAAAATGGATACCTTGATAACAATAGAACTGGAATGCCAACTTATAAATTACCTCATCAAATCATGCAATTCAATTTAGAAAAAGAATTTCCTATACTAACAACTAAATTTGTCGCTTTTAAAACTGCCGTTAAAGAACTTTTATGGATATTTAAAGATCAATCGAATAATGTAAAAGATCTTCAAGCACAAAACGTTAAAATTTGGGATGAATGGATGATGGAAGACGGAACTATTGGAACCTCTTATGGCTTTATAGTTAAAAAGTTTAATCAAATGGATAATTTAATCGAGGCTTTAAAAAATAATCCTCAAGACAGAAGAATGATGCTTAATTTATGGCAAATACCATATTTAGATGGTGGTGCATTGTATCCTTGTTGTTTCCTTACAATGTGGGATGTAACAGATGGAAAACTAAACTGCATGCTTGTACAAAGAAGCGGTGATTGGCCTCTTGGAGTTCCATTTAATACAAGTCAATATGCAGTACTCGTTCATTTACTAGCTCAAGTTACAGGACTTAAGCCTGGATTGTTTACTCATGTTATAAACAATGCTCATATATATAAAAATCAAATTGAAGGTGTGAAAATTCAATTAACAAGAAAAAATGATGCATATAATGCTCCTAAGCTTTGGATTAATCCTGAAATTAAAAACTTCTATGACTTTACACCAGAGGATATAAAGCTTGAGGGTTATGAACATCATGACGCAATCAAAATGGAAGTATCAGTATAA
- a CDS encoding dihydrofolate reductase, with protein sequence MISISVAVAKNNVIGKDNKLLWHISEDLKRFKQITSNKKMIMGRKTFESLPGILPNREHIIVTRDENFSVDSDKVTIVHDLNSLLEKYSNCEDEIFVIGGSEIYKQLLPYTQKIYLTKIDETFEGDTYFPEINYDEFKAEYVSEQLIDEKNGLKYTFIDLVRN encoded by the coding sequence ATGATATCAATAAGTGTTGCTGTTGCAAAAAATAATGTTATTGGAAAAGATAATAAATTACTATGGCACATCTCAGAAGATTTAAAGAGATTCAAACAAATTACTTCTAACAAAAAAATGATTATGGGAAGAAAGACTTTTGAATCATTGCCTGGAATTTTACCAAATAGAGAACACATAATTGTAACTAGAGATGAGAACTTTAGCGTTGATTCAGATAAAGTTACAATAGTTCATGATTTAAATTCACTGCTTGAAAAATATTCAAATTGCGAGGATGAAATCTTTGTAATTGGTGGATCAGAAATTTATAAGCAACTCCTTCCTTATACGCAAAAAATATATCTAACCAAAATAGATGAGACTTTTGAAGGTGATACATATTTTCCTGAAATTAATTATGATGAATTTAAAGCAGAGTATGTTTCTGAACAACTTATTGATGAAAAAAATGGTCTTAAGTATACATTTATAGATTTAGTAAGAAACTAA
- a CDS encoding fumarylacetoacetase: MKFITFKYDYIEQVGILTKDEQGVYPLKSLGSNYNNMNELIENITDEEMKNLKSILEKGSIEILSINDICKMAPIPNPKQDIICLGINYMAHAVESARYKKEAFGGDRPYAVYFSKRVNIATGDQDYIPSYPEIVDSLDYEAELVVIIKKDAKNVAKKDAYDYVFGYTVMNDVSARNLQTRHKQWYFGKSLDGFTPMGPSIVTKDEFVNPPVLQICSRVNGELRQNSTTDLMITSIEDVIHELSQGVTLKAGTIIAMGTPAGVGMGFEPPRFLKSGDIVECEIEGIGCLKNIIK, from the coding sequence ATGAAATTTATAACTTTTAAGTATGATTATATAGAGCAAGTTGGAATTTTAACTAAAGATGAACAAGGCGTTTATCCATTAAAAAGCCTTGGTTCAAATTATAATAATATGAATGAGTTAATAGAAAATATAACTGATGAAGAAATGAAAAATTTGAAATCAATACTTGAAAAAGGTTCTATAGAGATTCTTTCTATTAATGATATTTGCAAGATGGCTCCAATTCCTAATCCTAAACAAGATATAATTTGTTTAGGCATTAATTACATGGCTCATGCGGTGGAATCTGCAAGATATAAAAAAGAAGCTTTCGGTGGTGATAGACCATATGCAGTTTATTTTTCAAAAAGAGTAAATATTGCAACTGGAGATCAAGATTATATTCCAAGCTATCCAGAAATTGTCGATAGTTTAGACTATGAAGCCGAACTAGTAGTAATAATTAAAAAAGATGCCAAAAATGTTGCTAAAAAGGATGCTTATGACTATGTGTTTGGATATACTGTTATGAATGATGTTAGTGCAAGAAATCTACAGACAAGACATAAACAATGGTACTTTGGCAAAAGCTTAGATGGTTTTACACCAATGGGACCTTCCATTGTTACTAAAGATGAATTTGTAAATCCACCTGTACTCCAAATATGTTCTAGAGTTAATGGAGAGTTAAGGCAAAATAGTACAACTGATCTTATGATAACTTCAATTGAAGATGTAATTCATGAGTTATCTCAAGGAGTTACTTTAAAAGCTGGAACTATTATTGCAATGGGAACTCCTGCAGGTGTAGGCATGGGTTTTGAACCACCAAGGTTTTTAAAATCTGGAGATATAGTAGAATGTGAAATTGAAGGCATCGGTTGTCTTAAAAATATTATAAAATAG
- a CDS encoding metal-iron-binding protein, whose amino-acid sequence MKCKICGMEINEKNYNFNELAFNDKNSINNIIYCPFCGVSKKYLDVENEIITVESNLLNENTLKILDHAVKLELFNGDFYNTAAMMSKDDEVKKIFKALAKIEIFHSKIHQRLGGFTRTPNLNKINYDKYDNDNSLLKLAKQKEEHAVAYYEKYKNEVNDNNLFKIFEALAEVEKEHIILVKK is encoded by the coding sequence TTGAAGTGTAAAATATGTGGTATGGAAATAAACGAAAAAAATTATAATTTTAATGAATTAGCTTTTAATGATAAGAATTCTATAAATAATATTATATATTGTCCATTTTGTGGTGTAAGCAAGAAATATTTAGATGTAGAAAATGAAATCATTACAGTGGAAAGTAATTTACTCAATGAAAATACTTTAAAGATTCTAGATCATGCTGTTAAACTTGAACTTTTTAATGGTGATTTTTACAATACAGCAGCAATGATGTCAAAGGATGATGAAGTTAAAAAAATATTTAAAGCATTAGCAAAGATAGAAATATTTCATTCTAAGATACATCAGAGACTAGGTGGATTCACGAGAACTCCGAATTTAAATAAAATAAATTATGATAAATATGATAATGATAATTCTCTTTTAAAATTAGCAAAGCAAAAGGAAGAGCATGCTGTAGCTTATTATGAAAAGTACAAAAATGAAGTTAATGATAATAATTTATTTAAAATTTTTGAGGCTTTAGCAGAAGTGGAAAAGGAACATATTATCCTTGTTAAAAAGTAA
- a CDS encoding voltage-gated chloride channel protein, with protein sequence MIKKNQQNKFTFLKNSTISTIIGISFLKWVFIGSIVGTLTGIAATLFLKSLEIATDLRNSNPWLLFLLPIGGAFVSFIYSKYGKSSSKGNNLIIDKINENADNIPLRMAPLVFLGTFITHLFGGSAGREGTGVQIGASISEGIGRLFRLDKIDTKIILMCGISSGFGSVFGTPLAGTIFGLEVAALGSMNYSGLIPCFTAAFVGNWVTEILGIHHSHYNILGIPDITYTVVLKVIIASILFGLISKLFSELTHKLKALFSYSFESATFKSVVGGFIIIILTYIVGTRDYLGLSIPLISDSFTEQVNPFAFLNKLIFTSLTLGTGFQGGEVTPLFVIGSTFGNTLSSILHISPSFLACLGLIGVFAGATNAPITSFILGIEMFGSQGSEYMFMTCAISYLFSGHSGIYISQKISTSKSKLVEVPKDATLSHYIK encoded by the coding sequence ATGATTAAAAAAAATCAACAAAATAAATTTACATTTCTTAAAAACTCTACTATCAGTACAATTATTGGAATATCATTTTTAAAATGGGTATTTATAGGATCAATTGTTGGTACTTTAACCGGAATAGCGGCAACTTTATTTTTGAAAAGTTTAGAGATTGCAACAGATTTAAGAAACAGTAATCCATGGTTATTGTTTCTTCTGCCAATAGGCGGTGCTTTTGTTAGTTTTATATATTCCAAGTATGGAAAAAGTTCTTCAAAGGGTAATAATTTAATCATAGATAAAATTAATGAAAATGCAGATAATATCCCTCTGCGCATGGCTCCTTTGGTTTTTTTAGGGACTTTTATAACACACTTATTCGGAGGTTCTGCCGGAAGAGAAGGTACTGGTGTACAAATAGGTGCAAGTATATCAGAAGGCATTGGACGCTTATTTAGATTGGATAAAATCGACACTAAAATTATTCTAATGTGTGGAATTAGCAGTGGATTTGGTTCTGTCTTTGGTACTCCACTTGCTGGAACTATATTCGGGTTAGAAGTTGCAGCACTTGGATCCATGAATTATAGTGGATTAATACCTTGTTTTACAGCTGCTTTTGTAGGAAATTGGGTGACAGAAATTCTTGGTATTCATCATTCACACTATAATATATTAGGAATTCCTGATATTACATATACTGTAGTCTTGAAAGTTATAATTGCCTCAATCTTATTTGGACTTATTAGTAAATTATTTAGTGAATTAACACATAAATTAAAAGCTTTATTTTCTTATAGCTTTGAAAGTGCAACTTTTAAAAGTGTGGTGGGTGGGTTTATCATAATCATTTTAACATATATAGTTGGAACAAGAGATTACCTTGGACTTAGCATTCCATTAATTTCAGATTCATTTACTGAACAGGTTAATCCTTTTGCATTTTTAAATAAACTTATATTTACATCTCTTACTTTAGGCACTGGATTTCAAGGTGGTGAGGTTACACCTCTATTTGTAATAGGTTCAACCTTTGGAAATACTTTATCAAGTATTCTTCATATTTCACCTTCATTTTTAGCGTGCTTAGGTCTTATTGGAGTATTTGCAGGCGCAACTAATGCACCAATTACCTCTTTCATTTTAGGCATTGAAATGTTTGGTTCTCAAGGTAGTGAATATATGTTTATGACTTGTGCAATAAGTTATTTATTTTCAGGTCATTCAGGGATTTATATTTCTCAGAAAATTAGCACAAGCAAAAGTAAATTAGTCGAGGTACCTAAAGACGCTACTCTTTCCCATTATATAAAATAA
- a CDS encoding TIGR01906 family membrane protein, which translates to MQKLVFNLLRDIFYAISIIAIAVLGVLNVTVVYRYVIHKYELNNYTGLSTDILMDNYKRIIYYVQNPLNNELVLNKLPMSSFGKIHFYEVKQIFIFLYTISIIFIVIMIFKIINNKNNNLGKMLIKSFNNSVNIITVIFISVSIMVVMDFSKTFYFFHKIFFRNDYWIFDSVTDPIINALPEELFMIELILVLSLLVIFTLVIKVIHLKNKD; encoded by the coding sequence ATACAAAAGTTAGTTTTTAATCTTTTGAGAGATATATTTTATGCAATTTCTATTATCGCTATTGCAGTTTTAGGTGTTCTAAATGTGACAGTTGTATATAGATATGTAATCCACAAATATGAATTAAATAATTATACTGGATTATCAACAGACATATTAATGGATAATTATAAAAGAATAATTTACTATGTTCAAAATCCATTGAATAATGAATTAGTACTTAATAAGTTACCTATGAGTAGTTTTGGGAAAATTCATTTTTATGAAGTGAAACAAATATTTATATTTTTATATACAATTAGTATTATTTTCATTGTTATAATGATTTTTAAAATAATTAATAATAAAAATAATAATTTGGGTAAAATGCTTATAAAAAGCTTTAATAATAGTGTAAATATAATAACAGTAATATTCATTTCTGTTTCTATAATGGTAGTAATGGATTTTTCTAAGACATTTTATTTTTTTCATAAAATATTTTTTAGAAATGACTATTGGATTTTTGATTCGGTAACTGATCCGATAATAAATGCATTGCCTGAAGAACTTTTTATGATTGAATTAATCTTAGTATTAAGTTTGTTAGTAATATTTACTTTAGTTATTAAGGTTATTCATTTAAAAAATAAAGATTAA
- a CDS encoding nitroreductase — protein MKKDFYDAVAERRSFYGISKETVVSDERIKEVINHAVKHTPSAFNSQSTRVILLLDKQHDKLWDITKEALRKIIPVDKFSSTEEKINSFSNGYATILFFEDNSTIKSLQEQFPLYEGNFPIWSQQTNGMHQYVIWTSLEIEGFGVSLQHYNELIEEDVKNEWKIPNNWKLIAQMPFGKPTATPNEKKYNGLEERIKVFK, from the coding sequence ATGAAAAAGGATTTTTATGATGCAGTAGCAGAGAGACGTTCATTTTATGGGATTAGCAAAGAAACAGTTGTTTCAGATGAAAGAATTAAAGAAGTAATTAATCATGCAGTAAAGCATACTCCATCAGCATTTAATTCACAAAGTACAAGAGTAATTCTATTGCTAGATAAACAACACGACAAGTTATGGGATATTACGAAGGAAGCTTTAAGAAAGATTATTCCTGTTGATAAATTCAGCTCAACTGAAGAAAAAATAAATTCATTTAGTAATGGATATGCAACAATTTTATTTTTTGAAGACAATAGTACAATTAAATCTCTTCAAGAGCAGTTTCCATTATACGAAGGAAACTTTCCGATTTGGTCTCAACAAACGAATGGAATGCATCAATATGTTATTTGGACTTCATTAGAAATTGAAGGCTTCGGTGTTTCATTACAACATTATAATGAACTTATTGAAGAAGATGTAAAGAATGAATGGAAGATACCTAATAACTGGAAATTAATTGCTCAGATGCCATTTGGAAAACCCACTGCAACACCTAATGAAAAGAAATATAATGGATTAGAAGAACGGATAAAAGTATTTAAATAA
- a CDS encoding chemotaxis protein CheX has protein sequence MDVNYINPILNSFASVMPQLGLTNVEKKGMRLKGRFIESPGVMIIVGIIGDIRGNVIYGLSLNDAKKIASTMMMGMPVDNFDELAQSAISELTNMLTANVATNFSNDNININISTPTLIHGEFTANASSDKVVCIEMGVNEMVIEVNISMEKNTL, from the coding sequence ATGGATGTCAATTATATAAATCCTATTTTGAATTCTTTTGCAAGTGTTATGCCCCAATTGGGTTTAACTAATGTGGAGAAAAAAGGAATGAGATTGAAAGGTAGATTTATAGAAAGTCCAGGAGTTATGATTATTGTGGGTATTATTGGTGACATTAGAGGAAATGTTATTTATGGACTTAGTTTAAATGATGCAAAAAAAATTGCATCTACAATGATGATGGGAATGCCCGTAGATAACTTTGATGAATTAGCACAAAGTGCAATTTCAGAACTTACAAATATGTTAACAGCCAATGTGGCAACCAACTTTTCAAATGATAATATAAATATAAATATATCCACACCAACTCTTATTCATGGAGAATTTACTGCAAATGCAAGCTCTGATAAAGTGGTTTGCATTGAAATGGGAGTAAATGAGATGGTGATTGAGGTTAATATATCAATGGAAAAAAATACACTTTAA
- a CDS encoding two-component system response regulator: MKNVNIVIVDDSPFQIALLRDVLTENGFNVVGEASSLAETIEVVMNTKPDLVTMDMTIPGTDGFECTREIHKINSNIKVIIVSSMMDDEIVRKAKKTHVSGYAQKPVEAEELTLLINRVMVDEELFLELEGFYSAIFKESLLNVFNKLTKTIPQITDESNVNVEKHSAGISIIMGIIGKYSGRMIVDMSFESAHNIAKNLIKREPKDNEEILNVMAEISNMIAGNACSMINKKNKVLGLRVAPPTTFHGESISISKAELEAIYAANAKTQFGDLSISIGFGRGEGEWMSII; the protein is encoded by the coding sequence ATGAAAAATGTAAATATTGTTATAGTTGATGATTCTCCTTTCCAAATTGCTTTGTTACGAGATGTGTTAACAGAGAATGGGTTTAATGTTGTAGGAGAAGCAAGTTCTTTAGCAGAAACAATTGAAGTAGTTATGAATACAAAACCAGATTTAGTAACAATGGATATGACTATTCCAGGAACTGATGGATTTGAATGTACAAGAGAAATACATAAAATTAATTCTAATATTAAAGTAATAATTGTTAGTTCGATGATGGATGATGAAATTGTAAGAAAAGCTAAAAAAACTCATGTATCTGGATATGCACAAAAACCAGTTGAGGCAGAAGAACTAACTTTATTAATAAATAGAGTGATGGTAGATGAGGAATTATTTTTAGAGCTAGAAGGATTCTATTCTGCAATATTCAAAGAATCTCTATTAAATGTTTTTAATAAACTTACTAAAACAATTCCGCAAATCACAGATGAAAGTAATGTTAATGTAGAAAAACATAGTGCAGGTATTTCAATAATTATGGGTATTATAGGAAAATACTCAGGAAGAATGATTGTTGATATGTCATTTGAATCTGCACATAATATAGCAAAAAATTTAATTAAAAGAGAGCCTAAAGATAATGAAGAAATTCTTAATGTTATGGCTGAAATATCAAATATGATTGCAGGAAATGCATGCTCAATGATAAATAAAAAGAACAAAGTATTAGGACTAAGGGTTGCACCACCAACTACATTTCATGGAGAATCAATTAGTATATCAAAAGCAGAATTAGAGGCTATTTATGCTGCAAATGCAAAAACTCAATTTGGGGATTTGTCAATAAGTATAGGTTTTGGAAGAGGTGAAGGTGAATGGATGTCAATTATATAA